The proteins below are encoded in one region of Tsuneonella sp. CC-YZS046:
- a CDS encoding FadR/GntR family transcriptional regulator translates to MLERIHTEKGCEALAGAIREQILSGKLQSGDMLPNERELVDQSGLSRGSVREAMRILETQGLIATSVGRNQGRRAISPSQSVVRNSIDLFIRGRRVPFASLMETFETLAPSICALAAANRTDADIAMLRQCQENLRITLGAKRFVQANLEWHLAVGRASHNPLLSAIYEGLGPNLTDPHVAGFTSKEVRIAARGAVDHIQESILAGDADAARRQMLSHVQAYRRMVEPVAPRTVVLKPVDPA, encoded by the coding sequence ATGCTTGAAAGAATTCACACCGAAAAAGGATGCGAGGCTCTTGCCGGGGCCATCCGCGAACAGATCCTGAGCGGCAAGCTGCAATCGGGCGACATGCTGCCGAACGAGCGGGAACTGGTCGACCAGTCCGGCCTGAGCCGCGGATCGGTTCGCGAGGCGATGCGCATTCTCGAAACCCAGGGCCTGATCGCCACTTCGGTGGGCCGCAACCAGGGGCGCCGGGCGATTTCCCCGAGCCAGAGCGTGGTCCGCAATTCGATCGACCTGTTCATTCGCGGCAGGCGCGTTCCCTTCGCATCGCTGATGGAAACCTTCGAGACGCTGGCGCCCAGCATCTGCGCGCTCGCCGCCGCCAACCGCACCGATGCGGATATTGCGATGCTGCGGCAATGCCAGGAAAATCTCAGGATCACGCTGGGCGCGAAGCGCTTCGTCCAGGCCAATCTGGAATGGCACCTCGCTGTGGGCAGGGCCAGCCACAATCCGCTGCTCAGCGCCATTTACGAGGGTCTCGGCCCCAACCTGACCGACCCGCATGTCGCCGGCTTCACCTCCAAGGAAGTCCGGATCGCGGCGCGGGGCGCGGTGGACCATATCCAGGAATCCATCCTGGCGGGCGATGCCGATGCCGCCCGCCGCCAGATGCTCTCACATGTGCAGGCCTATCGCCGGATGGTGGAGCCGGTCGCGCCGAGGACGGTGGTGCTCAAGCCGGTCGATCCGGCCTGA
- a CDS encoding TonB-dependent receptor plug domain-containing protein produces MKRLFCCGVSLCALTSAFPAIAQSGDGVEEIIVTAQKRAENVQDVPIAIAAISGEAMQSRGVTEVAQLANYTPSVQLSNSSQIVGSPSSLSGFIRGIGQDDFSAAFEPGVGTYVDGVYLARTIGANASLLDVERIEILKDHKAPCSAAIPSVERSAWLRANPHPRSAREGSSLSAASIAWMPPLRSTFR; encoded by the coding sequence ATGAAACGGCTGTTCTGCTGTGGTGTTTCATTGTGCGCGCTAACATCGGCTTTTCCTGCGATTGCCCAATCCGGAGATGGTGTTGAAGAAATAATCGTCACCGCCCAAAAGCGTGCCGAGAATGTGCAGGATGTGCCCATTGCCATTGCCGCAATAAGCGGAGAGGCGATGCAGTCACGAGGTGTGACGGAAGTGGCCCAATTGGCCAACTACACCCCAAGCGTGCAGCTTTCCAACTCTTCGCAGATCGTCGGATCGCCCTCATCCTTGTCGGGCTTCATCCGCGGAATCGGACAGGATGACTTTTCCGCCGCGTTCGAGCCGGGTGTGGGGACCTATGTCGATGGCGTCTATCTTGCGCGAACGATAGGCGCGAATGCCAGTCTGCTGGACGTCGAGCGGATAGAGATACTCAAGGACCACAAGGCACCCTGTTCGGCCGCAATACCATCGGTGGAGCGATCAGCGTGGTTACGCGCGAACCCGCATCCACGTTCGGCGCGAGAGGGCAGTTCACTGTCGGCCGCTTCAATCGCGTGGATGCCGCCGTTGCGGTCGACATTCCGCTAA
- a CDS encoding helix-turn-helix domain-containing protein, with translation MDEADPVISVAHWDRAAPGRLMLGKKPVNSPARPIKGPHRERRDTAMAIKSSDFACSTVHATAAEGVEALNDKNFSDFTSFRNAMCARHLDWELEAANPGEYQARMRAHDHYGVVFTDLRFEKMRGYRSDNQIVNSRDAFYVLLFFLEGGEYISQDEDVTLTRSGDIFLWDTSRPLSFESIEVTRCLSTFFPTWMVNQIAPHLQNLSGRRLSGDDKLGAILGNHISVIHDTIDSAPENARPNLLRATLHLAGACFQPASGHSQTTLYQKKLVARIEKHIRENLLDADFGAEACAEAFGISSRYMRRIMKNAGTSFTAFVTEERLSRATEALVNPLLADESITQIAYRFGFCDSAHFSRLFTKRHGKNPRDFRASHIAGPH, from the coding sequence TTGGATGAAGCGGACCCAGTGATTTCCGTTGCTCATTGGGATCGGGCAGCGCCCGGCCGGTTGATGTTGGGGAAGAAGCCGGTAAACTCACCGGCAAGGCCGATAAAGGGGCCACACCGTGAGAGGCGGGATACTGCGATGGCAATCAAGAGTTCGGATTTCGCTTGCTCGACAGTCCACGCAACCGCTGCGGAAGGAGTGGAGGCGCTAAACGACAAGAATTTCTCCGACTTCACATCCTTCCGGAACGCAATGTGCGCCCGCCATCTCGATTGGGAACTCGAGGCCGCGAATCCCGGGGAATATCAGGCCAGAATGCGCGCGCACGATCACTATGGAGTGGTGTTTACCGACCTGCGCTTCGAAAAGATGCGGGGGTATCGTTCAGACAACCAGATCGTGAATTCCCGGGACGCCTTTTATGTTCTGCTGTTTTTCCTGGAAGGCGGCGAATACATCTCTCAGGATGAGGATGTCACGCTGACGCGGTCGGGCGACATATTCCTTTGGGACACGTCCAGGCCGCTGAGCTTCGAATCTATCGAGGTGACGCGGTGCCTGAGCACGTTTTTCCCCACCTGGATGGTGAACCAGATCGCCCCCCATCTCCAGAACCTATCCGGCAGGCGGCTGTCGGGCGATGATAAACTCGGGGCGATCCTGGGCAATCATATTTCAGTGATCCACGATACTATCGACAGTGCCCCTGAAAATGCGCGGCCCAATCTGTTGCGCGCAACGCTGCATCTGGCCGGCGCGTGTTTCCAGCCTGCGTCAGGGCATTCGCAGACGACGCTTTATCAGAAGAAGCTGGTGGCCAGGATCGAGAAGCACATTCGCGAAAATCTGCTCGATGCCGATTTCGGTGCGGAAGCCTGCGCCGAGGCTTTCGGGATCAGTTCCCGATACATGCGCAGGATAATGAAAAATGCTGGCACGAGTTTCACCGCATTCGTGACCGAAGAGCGATTGTCCCGCGCAACCGAAGCCCTGGTAAATCCGCTATTGGCCGATGAATCGATAACCCAGATCGCATACCGCTTCGGCTTTTGCGATTCCGCCCATTTCTCCCGGCTGTTCACAAAGCGCCATGGCAAGAATCCAAGAGATTTCAGGGCAAGCCATATAGCCGGTCCCCATTGA
- a CDS encoding NADPH:quinone oxidoreductase family protein produces MKAWLCERFADPFELVQKEVPLPQPGPGEVRVRVRAAGLAFGETLVLEGGYQKLPPLPYIPSSELSGIVDACGPGVTRLRVGDRVAAFSVSLAGGGLAEYCVLPERFVHPVGDGIDLVDAAGFLMNHWTAFNALVRRAQLLEGETLVVFGATGGVGCAAMDVGRALGARVIAVGSDTGYLKAMGADLAIDYRQASVSEQVREFTGGRGADVYFDPVGGDLFDQAMKAIAPGGRILVVGFTSGRPATLRTNVALVKMISVIGVEARLAIEQTGEQGWADFNTMLTWAKIGKIRPQKANRFPFDDALQAFRDLRNRKVRGKCVVVIDTD; encoded by the coding sequence ATGAAGGCATGGCTGTGTGAACGGTTCGCCGATCCGTTCGAACTGGTGCAGAAAGAGGTTCCGCTTCCTCAGCCCGGCCCGGGGGAAGTCCGGGTCCGCGTGCGCGCGGCGGGCCTCGCCTTCGGGGAAACGCTGGTGCTGGAAGGCGGCTATCAGAAGCTGCCGCCCCTGCCCTACATTCCCAGCAGCGAGCTGTCGGGGATCGTCGACGCCTGCGGCCCCGGCGTCACGCGCCTGCGGGTCGGCGATCGAGTGGCGGCCTTTTCCGTGTCGCTCGCCGGCGGCGGGCTGGCGGAATATTGCGTGCTGCCGGAACGGTTCGTGCATCCGGTCGGTGACGGGATCGACCTGGTGGATGCCGCCGGTTTCCTGATGAACCACTGGACCGCATTCAACGCGCTCGTCCGCCGCGCGCAGCTGCTGGAGGGTGAAACGCTGGTGGTGTTCGGCGCCACCGGCGGGGTCGGCTGCGCGGCGATGGATGTCGGCCGGGCGCTGGGCGCGCGGGTGATCGCGGTGGGCAGCGACACCGGCTATCTCAAGGCCATGGGGGCGGATCTCGCGATCGACTATCGCCAGGCCAGCGTGTCCGAACAGGTGCGCGAATTTACCGGCGGGCGCGGGGCGGACGTCTATTTCGACCCGGTGGGCGGCGACCTGTTCGATCAGGCGATGAAGGCAATCGCGCCGGGCGGGCGGATTCTGGTCGTCGGGTTCACCTCGGGCCGGCCGGCCACGCTGCGCACCAATGTCGCGCTGGTCAAGATGATCTCGGTCATCGGGGTCGAGGCGCGCCTCGCCATCGAGCAGACCGGGGAGCAGGGCTGGGCCGACTTCAATACAATGCTCACATGGGCGAAAATAGGAAAAATCCGCCCGCAAAAAGCCAACCGCTTCCCCTTCGACGATGCGCTGCAGGCCTTCAGGGATCTGCGCAACCGCAAGGTTCGCGGCAAATGCGTGGTGGTGATCGACACCGACTGA
- a CDS encoding acyl-CoA thioesterase — MGENDFLMAGQLYGVNLLDALRVAPGPDSVWTGTAILGGDGVAFGGQMAAQALMAARAVEPGRPPESIHSFFLAPAKPDRLIDHEVRVLRSGRSFSLLRVETRQEGRHCLSSVISFHGGESAPEHQAPMPPAGSPEDYPACDFIPPNTDPAVRRCFDIRSVESIASTSAGSYPRQTYWLRHRGELGADPALHCAALTWFADLSMPWTTDLAYDESHGRRVGATLDHTLWFHRPPRADRWLLFVQESTVYAGARALTRGLFFAQDGALVASAAQETLLRRLPPQ; from the coding sequence ATGGGTGAGAACGATTTTCTGATGGCCGGTCAGCTTTACGGTGTGAACTTGCTGGATGCTCTCCGGGTCGCGCCCGGCCCGGATTCGGTCTGGACCGGAACCGCGATACTGGGCGGCGACGGAGTGGCCTTCGGCGGGCAGATGGCGGCGCAGGCGCTGATGGCCGCGCGGGCGGTGGAGCCGGGCCGCCCGCCGGAATCGATCCATTCCTTCTTTCTTGCCCCGGCTAAGCCCGACCGCCTGATCGACCACGAGGTCCGGGTCCTGCGCTCCGGGCGCTCCTTCTCGCTGCTGCGGGTCGAAACCCGGCAGGAAGGCCGCCATTGCCTCAGCTCGGTGATCTCCTTCCACGGCGGGGAAAGCGCGCCGGAGCATCAGGCGCCGATGCCGCCCGCCGGCTCGCCCGAGGATTATCCGGCCTGCGATTTCATTCCGCCCAATACCGATCCCGCTGTGCGCCGCTGCTTCGACATCCGGAGCGTGGAAAGCATCGCTTCCACCTCCGCTGGCAGCTATCCGCGCCAGACGTACTGGCTGCGCCATCGCGGCGAGCTGGGTGCCGATCCGGCGCTGCATTGCGCGGCCCTGACATGGTTCGCCGATCTCAGCATGCCGTGGACCACGGACCTGGCCTATGATGAAAGCCACGGCAGGCGGGTTGGCGCGACGCTGGACCATACGCTGTGGTTCCACCGCCCGCCGCGGGCGGATCGCTGGCTGCTCTTCGTCCAGGAAAGCACGGTTTATGCCGGCGCCCGGGCGCTCACGCGCGGGTTGTTCTTCGCGCAGGATGGCGCGCTGGTCGCCAGCGCCGCGCAGGAGACGTTGCTCAGGCGCCTGCCGCCGCAATAA
- a CDS encoding LLM class flavin-dependent oxidoreductase, which yields MTRPRLRFGAFVPPHHIPEEHPAIALENDMELVEWLDRLHYDEVWVGEHHSGGWEITGSPELFIAAVAHRTRTIKFGTGVSSLPYHNIYTLADRIRQLEYHTRGRIMFGVGPGSLPSDAYMQGIPTARARDRMEEAIGPLVQLLASQNVTEKSDWFNLQNAHLQLLPYKEAGVEIAVASQVSPTGALAAGRFGLSMLSIGATSTGGFNALASNWAIAEEAAQENGHVLDRSGWRLIGPVHVAETREKARENVRFGLHRWLEYMNEAAALPLAPPPGVDPVDHMISTGFAVIGTPDDFVAQIERLEAQSGGFGCFLVMDHHWADRLETMRSYELIARYAIPKINRLNDNRFSSEKWLKENHALFRGEMAAAVRDKMSQYAASKSDRHLSPEMVAHFNARDKS from the coding sequence ATGACTCGACCTAGACTTCGCTTCGGGGCCTTCGTGCCGCCGCATCACATTCCCGAGGAGCATCCCGCAATCGCTCTCGAGAACGACATGGAGCTGGTCGAATGGCTCGACCGCCTCCATTACGACGAGGTCTGGGTGGGGGAGCATCATTCCGGCGGCTGGGAAATCACCGGCAGCCCGGAATTGTTCATCGCCGCTGTGGCGCACCGGACCCGGACGATCAAATTCGGCACCGGCGTCTCCTCCTTGCCCTATCACAACATCTACACGCTGGCGGATCGCATCCGGCAGCTGGAATATCACACGCGCGGGCGGATCATGTTCGGCGTGGGGCCTGGCTCGCTGCCGTCCGACGCCTATATGCAGGGCATTCCCACGGCGCGGGCGCGCGACCGGATGGAAGAGGCGATCGGCCCGCTCGTGCAGCTGCTGGCCAGCCAGAACGTCACCGAGAAGTCGGACTGGTTCAATCTCCAGAACGCGCATCTCCAACTCCTGCCCTACAAGGAAGCGGGCGTGGAAATCGCCGTCGCCAGCCAGGTTTCGCCCACCGGCGCGCTTGCCGCCGGGCGGTTCGGCCTCAGCATGCTCTCAATCGGGGCGACCTCGACCGGCGGCTTCAACGCGCTGGCCTCTAACTGGGCGATCGCCGAGGAAGCCGCGCAGGAGAACGGCCATGTCCTCGACCGCTCGGGGTGGAGATTGATCGGCCCGGTCCATGTCGCGGAAACGCGGGAAAAGGCGCGCGAAAACGTCCGCTTCGGGCTGCACCGCTGGCTGGAATACATGAACGAGGCGGCCGCCCTGCCGCTCGCGCCGCCGCCGGGGGTGGACCCGGTCGATCACATGATAAGCACCGGCTTCGCGGTGATCGGGACGCCGGACGATTTCGTGGCCCAGATCGAGCGGCTGGAAGCGCAGTCCGGCGGGTTCGGCTGCTTCCTGGTGATGGACCATCACTGGGCGGATCGGCTGGAAACCATGCGCTCCTACGAGCTGATCGCGCGCTATGCCATTCCGAAGATCAACCGGCTCAACGACAACCGCTTCTCCTCGGAGAAGTGGCTCAAGGAAAACCACGCGCTGTTCCGTGGGGAAATGGCGGCCGCCGTGCGGGACAAGATGTCGCAATATGCCGCCAGCAAGAGCGACAGGCATCTCTCGCCCGAGATGGTGGCCCATTTCAACGCGCGGGACAAATCCTGA
- a CDS encoding aromatic ring-hydroxylating dioxygenase subunit alpha: MSFLRDAWYVAAWSEEVGDKASYQKIIGEHVVLFRDESGEIIALGDTCPHRFAPLHMGKVVGSHIQCPYHGLRFDREGRCAHNPFDPSVKPSAAKVPAYPTAERDRIVWIWMGDADKADENQIPSYDWIGDTEGYSFTAFSQMTQAIDYELVLDNLMDLSHGQFLHPTTLGNEAFAAGTTETTATERQVQFNRWNPGGTAPKLFVVSGVAKEGDLVDFWNDVRWDAPGSYYLQVGITPVGQSRENGRYMHSAHLLTPIDNQQLVYRYVLARNFAMDNQEITKGIEDLVRYAFTQEDEPVLRAVQERMAGRDFWDLRPVVLKTDKAAVLVRRTLERLINEECKAPEYM, encoded by the coding sequence ATGTCATTTCTACGTGATGCTTGGTATGTGGCTGCCTGGAGCGAGGAAGTCGGCGACAAGGCCAGTTACCAGAAGATCATAGGAGAGCATGTCGTCCTTTTCAGGGACGAGAGCGGCGAGATTATCGCTCTGGGCGATACCTGCCCCCATCGCTTCGCTCCCCTGCATATGGGTAAGGTTGTGGGCAGTCATATCCAATGCCCTTATCACGGCTTGCGGTTTGATCGCGAAGGGCGTTGCGCCCACAATCCTTTTGATCCCAGCGTCAAGCCATCGGCGGCGAAGGTGCCGGCCTATCCCACTGCCGAACGGGACCGCATCGTTTGGATATGGATGGGAGACGCGGACAAGGCTGATGAAAACCAGATTCCAAGCTACGACTGGATCGGTGATACGGAAGGATATTCGTTCACGGCCTTTTCACAGATGACTCAAGCCATCGACTATGAGCTTGTGCTCGATAATCTGATGGACCTGAGCCATGGACAATTCCTGCATCCGACCACGCTTGGCAATGAAGCGTTTGCCGCAGGAACTACGGAAACTACGGCAACAGAACGTCAGGTGCAGTTCAATCGCTGGAATCCGGGTGGCACGGCACCCAAGTTGTTTGTCGTGAGTGGTGTCGCGAAAGAAGGTGACCTTGTCGATTTCTGGAACGATGTTCGCTGGGATGCTCCTGGAAGTTATTATCTGCAGGTCGGCATCACCCCGGTAGGCCAGTCGCGCGAAAATGGCAGATACATGCATAGCGCGCATCTGCTTACGCCCATCGACAACCAGCAGCTGGTTTATCGATATGTCCTCGCCCGCAATTTCGCGATGGACAATCAGGAGATTACAAAAGGCATCGAAGACCTTGTCCGCTACGCTTTCACGCAAGAAGACGAGCCTGTCCTGCGAGCTGTGCAGGAACGTATGGCAGGCAGGGATTTCTGGGACTTAAGACCGGTCGTGCTTAAAACCGACAAGGCCGCCGTGCTGGTACGGCGCACCTTGGAGAGGCTCATAAACGAGGAATGTAAAGCGCCTGAATATATGTGA
- a CDS encoding TetR/AcrR family transcriptional regulator: protein MVEHSRARRAEIGAARSQRTRLRLIEAAARVIGLQGEHMPAIEDFIREAGVSRGTFYKHFATRHDLMVALWEKVGRDPYRQTWIAYAGVPDRAERVMIGVKHQLLRATRNPAWGWLVLRIWLEEGEMYEDILRLARADIDAGKKEGRFTFLDSGYAANLVFGALMGATKTILTSNPEEDFIVEATTMILRLLGLTIEESRRVALLPLPELVAGSLSNG, encoded by the coding sequence GTGGTTGAGCACAGCAGGGCGAGACGCGCGGAAATTGGGGCTGCGCGCAGCCAGCGAACCAGGCTCCGGCTGATTGAAGCGGCTGCGCGCGTTATCGGCCTTCAGGGCGAGCACATGCCGGCGATCGAGGACTTCATCAGAGAAGCCGGCGTTTCCAGAGGAACATTCTACAAGCATTTCGCAACTCGCCACGATCTCATGGTCGCGCTTTGGGAAAAGGTCGGTCGCGATCCTTACCGACAGACCTGGATTGCCTATGCCGGGGTCCCTGACCGCGCTGAACGCGTAATGATTGGGGTCAAGCACCAACTCCTTCGGGCAACTCGCAATCCAGCCTGGGGGTGGCTGGTTTTACGCATATGGCTCGAGGAAGGAGAGATGTACGAGGACATCCTGAGACTTGCGCGCGCCGATATCGATGCCGGAAAGAAAGAGGGGCGGTTCACATTCCTGGATTCGGGTTACGCAGCCAATCTCGTATTTGGCGCGCTAATGGGAGCCACCAAAACCATACTCACATCGAATCCTGAAGAGGATTTCATTGTTGAGGCAACTACAATGATCCTGCGCCTGCTTGGCTTGACCATAGAAGAATCGCGGCGGGTCGCGCTGCTTCCATTGCCCGAACTGGTGGCCGGCTCCTTGTCGAACGGTTGA
- a CDS encoding TonB-dependent receptor translates to MDAAVAVDIPLIKDRLLSTFAVSRTKRDGWQRRAAFPGVTSSETEANFVPGGIVQGLGAKDRLGGGHEFNARGKLLWKGDDIRLTLTGDYSRARQGASPYHLIRTAQLDPSGNPTLAGLYNICIGTPAAALDTIGLGAVCGPRVGPGTALAGVNVDADPTNDVAPYDDRYVSDRLNVTYGAGNNYSRLRNYGFAGTVDIDISDGIALKSITAYRNQKWAIGLDIDGSPAIIFQPTITQSQHQFSQEFQLSGSSIDDRLKWVVGAYYFDESADEEQNPIFAGGIFSVYNPIRFKTKSYAAFAHMNFAITDQLGITLGGRYTKEKKRFWPSQIDANLFLQKLLGLPSVLYPDPADLSQLQPTALQKQKFDDFSPRLGLEFKPNDDIMIYGSYSRGYKSGGWTTRVTAPVLSAPTFKEETAETFELGVKSILWNRRLQINAAAFTTKYKDMQLLIQRGVSPTFENAGDARIKGFELEVQARLVDGLRLNGSLGYIDAHYTSVDDPTGVILKDSDLPKVAKWTAHAGPEYRLAFANDSSLTLRADYFYRSRMASDSENTPELYGKSHSTVDLSATYALPDNKLSFTAGGRNVFNERFIVNGTNQLAGAGTLFATYNRPAEWYVSARFDF, encoded by the coding sequence GTGGATGCCGCCGTTGCGGTCGACATTCCGCTAATCAAAGACAGGTTGCTGAGCACATTCGCGGTGTCGCGCACCAAACGCGACGGCTGGCAGCGGCGCGCAGCCTTTCCGGGCGTGACGTCATCCGAAACCGAAGCAAATTTCGTGCCCGGAGGTATCGTCCAAGGACTGGGCGCCAAGGATCGACTGGGCGGAGGCCATGAATTCAACGCACGCGGAAAGCTGCTGTGGAAGGGCGACGACATCCGCCTGACCCTGACCGGCGACTATTCGAGGGCGCGCCAAGGAGCCTCCCCCTATCATCTCATCCGAACGGCACAACTCGATCCGAGCGGCAATCCCACGCTGGCGGGATTATACAATATATGTATCGGCACCCCGGCAGCCGCGCTCGATACCATCGGGCTGGGCGCCGTGTGCGGCCCCCGTGTCGGCCCCGGCACGGCCCTTGCCGGGGTCAATGTGGATGCCGATCCGACAAATGATGTGGCGCCCTATGATGATCGCTATGTTTCGGACAGGCTGAACGTGACCTATGGCGCAGGGAACAACTATTCGCGTTTGCGCAATTACGGCTTCGCCGGGACGGTGGATATCGACATCAGTGACGGCATCGCGCTGAAATCGATAACTGCCTATCGCAATCAGAAGTGGGCAATCGGCCTCGACATCGACGGATCGCCCGCAATCATCTTTCAGCCCACGATTACCCAGTCGCAGCATCAATTCTCGCAGGAATTTCAACTCAGCGGATCATCGATCGACGATCGGCTGAAGTGGGTGGTCGGGGCCTATTACTTTGATGAGAGCGCGGATGAGGAGCAGAATCCGATATTCGCGGGCGGCATATTTTCCGTCTACAATCCCATTCGGTTCAAGACGAAATCCTATGCCGCTTTCGCGCATATGAATTTCGCGATCACCGATCAACTGGGGATCACGCTGGGCGGGCGCTATACCAAGGAAAAGAAGCGGTTCTGGCCCAGCCAGATTGACGCGAACCTGTTTCTGCAGAAGCTTCTGGGCCTGCCATCGGTGCTCTACCCCGATCCGGCGGATCTGTCCCAGCTTCAGCCCACCGCGCTGCAAAAGCAGAAGTTCGATGACTTCTCGCCACGGTTGGGATTGGAATTCAAGCCGAACGACGACATCATGATCTACGGCTCCTATTCTCGGGGCTACAAATCCGGCGGCTGGACTACACGCGTGACAGCACCGGTTCTCAGCGCGCCGACTTTCAAGGAAGAGACGGCGGAAACCTTCGAACTGGGCGTTAAGAGTATTCTGTGGAATCGCCGCCTGCAGATTAACGCGGCCGCGTTCACAACGAAATACAAGGATATGCAACTGCTCATCCAGCGCGGCGTTTCACCGACCTTTGAGAACGCCGGGGATGCCCGCATCAAGGGGTTTGAACTGGAAGTGCAGGCGCGCCTCGTCGACGGGCTGAGGCTCAATGGCAGCCTGGGGTATATCGATGCGCATTACACCAGCGTGGACGACCCGACCGGAGTCATCCTCAAAGATAGCGACCTGCCCAAGGTCGCGAAGTGGACGGCCCATGCCGGACCCGAATACCGCCTGGCTTTCGCCAATGATTCTTCCCTCACACTGCGGGCAGACTACTTTTACCGCTCGCGCATGGCCAGTGATTCAGAAAATACTCCTGAACTTTATGGCAAATCCCATAGTACAGTAGACCTGTCCGCGACCTATGCCCTGCCTGATAATAAGTTATCGTTCACGGCAGGCGGCAGGAATGTCTTCAACGAGCGCTTCATCGTAAATGGAACAAATCAGCTGGCCGGGGCAGGCACCTTGTTTGCCACATATAATCGCCCTGCTGAATGGTATGTTTCGGCTCGTTTCGATTTCTGA